The Armatimonadota bacterium genome includes a window with the following:
- the trpA gene encoding tryptophan synthase alpha chain has translation MSRISLRFSELKERGEKALVPFITGGDPGILATDPLVLEMEEAGADIVEIGIPFSDPLADGRSNQAAYTRALERGVRPRDVLDAVARIRRVSQIPIVLMTYFNPVIRYGMDRFADDAAEAGVDGIIATDLTPEEAGAWIREARRAGLDTIFLLAPTSTEERIARVCELSTGFVYCVSRVGITGAQANVPEELGELVMKIRSHTDKPVVVGFGISSREQVQQVCAIADGAVVGSALVDFIHSRHRHDDFLPQVGAFVRELKAGTRPAAVGAR, from the coding sequence ATGAGCCGGATCAGCCTTCGCTTTTCTGAGCTCAAAGAGCGTGGGGAGAAGGCGCTTGTGCCGTTCATTACGGGTGGAGACCCCGGCATTCTGGCCACGGATCCGCTTGTGTTGGAGATGGAGGAGGCCGGGGCGGACATCGTGGAGATTGGCATCCCGTTCTCCGACCCGCTGGCGGACGGACGAAGCAACCAGGCTGCTTACACCCGCGCTCTGGAGCGGGGAGTCCGCCCTCGCGACGTGCTTGACGCGGTGGCCCGGATCAGGCGGGTGAGCCAGATCCCGATCGTCCTGATGACCTACTTCAATCCCGTCATCCGCTACGGGATGGACCGCTTCGCGGACGATGCCGCGGAGGCGGGCGTGGACGGCATCATCGCCACGGACCTGACACCGGAGGAGGCCGGAGCCTGGATCCGGGAGGCCCGAAGGGCCGGGTTGGACACCATCTTTCTGCTGGCCCCCACCAGCACCGAAGAGCGCATCGCCCGCGTATGCGAGCTTAGCACAGGCTTTGTCTACTGCGTGTCGCGGGTGGGAATCACCGGGGCGCAGGCGAACGTTCCTGAAGAACTCGGTGAACTGGTTATGAAAATCCGCTCGCATACCGATAAACCTGTTGTGGTTGGATTCGGAATCTCCAGCCGGGAGCAGGTGCAGCAGGTATGCGCCATCGCTGACGGCGCCGTGGTGGGCAGCGCACTGGTGGACTTCATCCACTCCAGGCACCGCCACGACGACTTCCTGCCGCAGGTGGGGGCTTTCGTACGAGAGTTGAAAGCCGGAACCCGCCCTGCGGCGGTTGGAGCGCGTTAG
- a CDS encoding 2-deoxyribose-5-phosphate aldolase, producing the protein MYTREQFAKMMDYTLLRATSTREDVVRLCGEAARHHFASVCILPCWVATAARHLEGSDVKVGTVVSFPLGADSRPAKVAAARVCLQRGAQELDVVINISAVKSGEWDMVEREVRDLVQTVRLSEMVDEDKRAQIKFIIETCFLTDQEKRIACEIIRDAGADFIKTSTGMGSAGASVDDIRLIRRVVGPSMGVKAAGGIRTVEQTLELLDAGANRIGTSAAVQLLEAYDPEQIIAQAREQG; encoded by the coding sequence GTGTATACCAGAGAACAGTTCGCCAAGATGATGGACTACACGCTCCTGCGCGCCACCTCGACGCGTGAGGACGTGGTCCGGCTCTGCGGGGAAGCGGCGCGGCATCACTTTGCCAGCGTGTGTATCCTGCCCTGCTGGGTGGCCACCGCAGCCCGGCACCTGGAAGGCTCCGATGTGAAGGTGGGGACTGTGGTAAGCTTCCCCCTGGGAGCGGACAGCCGGCCGGCCAAGGTGGCTGCGGCCCGTGTATGCCTGCAGCGTGGCGCTCAGGAGCTGGATGTCGTCATCAACATCTCCGCCGTCAAAAGCGGCGAATGGGATATGGTGGAGCGCGAGGTCCGGGATCTGGTGCAGACCGTGCGACTCTCCGAGATGGTGGATGAAGACAAACGGGCGCAGATCAAATTCATCATCGAAACCTGCTTCCTCACCGACCAGGAGAAGCGCATCGCCTGCGAGATCATCCGCGACGCGGGGGCGGACTTTATCAAGACATCCACGGGAATGGGCTCCGCGGGAGCCAGTGTGGATGATATCCGCCTCATCCGCCGCGTGGTGGGCCCTTCAATGGGTGTGAAAGCCGCGGGCGGAATCAGGACAGTGGAGCAGACGCTGGAGCTGCTGGATGCGGGGGCGAACCGGATCGGCACCAGCGCCGCCGTGCAGCTTCTGGAAGCCTACGACCCGGAGCAGATCATCGCCCAGGCGCGCGAGCAAGGATAG
- the trpE gene encoding anthranilate synthase component I, giving the protein MRLSPVSKYTPDRQEFAQRARRGNLVAVYREILADMETPVSAFRKAAAGSYAFLLESVEGGERIGRYSFLGSEPFCVIRTRGEEVRVLEDGQERAFSLQSGQDPLHVLKDHLGRYRWVGGEDLPAFCGGAVGYIGYDTVRHFESLPGIPVDDAGLDDCVFLLTDSILIFDHVRHRVKVLVNARVEGDPDAAYDRAVQRIEQLIERLRQPLEPVKPSGGSGGEPLSVTPNITPEQYREAVRRCKEYIVAGDVIQVVLSQRQAVPVRSHPFDIYRALRSVNPSPYMYYLSLDGLHIVGSSPEILVRLEDGVVTTRPIAGTRPRGRSSEEDAALEQELLADEKEKAEHIMLVDLGRNDLGRVCEYGTVRVDDLMTIERYSHVMHIVSNVTGRLAPGKDAFDVLRATFPAGTVSGAPKIRAMEIIDELETTRRGPYAGALGYVSFSGDLDMAITIRTILVKDGVATVQAGAGIVADSVEDREHQECMNKARALVRALEIAEGGLE; this is encoded by the coding sequence ATGCGTCTCAGTCCAGTGAGCAAATATACACCTGACAGACAGGAATTCGCACAGCGTGCCCGGCGCGGCAACCTTGTGGCCGTATACCGGGAGATTCTGGCGGACATGGAGACGCCCGTATCCGCCTTCCGGAAGGCGGCCGCAGGCAGCTACGCTTTTCTTCTTGAGTCCGTGGAAGGCGGCGAGCGCATCGGCCGCTATTCGTTCCTGGGAAGCGAGCCTTTCTGTGTCATCCGCACCCGCGGGGAAGAGGTCCGCGTGCTGGAGGACGGGCAGGAGCGGGCGTTTAGCCTCCAGAGCGGACAGGACCCACTCCACGTGCTGAAGGATCACCTGGGCCGCTACCGTTGGGTGGGCGGAGAGGATCTTCCGGCGTTCTGCGGCGGGGCGGTGGGATATATCGGCTACGATACGGTCCGCCACTTCGAGTCCCTTCCCGGCATACCCGTGGATGATGCGGGACTGGACGACTGTGTCTTCCTGCTGACGGACAGCATCCTCATCTTCGACCACGTCCGGCACCGCGTGAAGGTGCTGGTGAACGCTCGCGTGGAGGGTGACCCGGACGCAGCTTACGACCGCGCCGTACAGCGCATCGAGCAGCTGATCGAACGGCTCCGGCAGCCACTGGAGCCGGTCAAGCCATCGGGAGGCAGCGGGGGGGAGCCTCTGAGCGTGACTCCCAATATCACGCCGGAGCAGTATCGGGAAGCGGTCCGCAGATGCAAGGAGTACATCGTTGCCGGAGACGTCATCCAGGTGGTGCTCTCGCAGCGTCAGGCCGTGCCCGTGCGTTCCCACCCGTTCGACATCTACCGCGCCCTGCGCTCCGTGAACCCGTCTCCGTACATGTATTACCTGAGCCTGGACGGGCTGCATATCGTGGGCAGCTCGCCTGAGATCCTGGTCCGGCTGGAAGACGGCGTCGTCACCACGCGTCCCATTGCCGGGACGCGGCCGCGCGGGCGCTCCAGCGAGGAGGATGCGGCGCTGGAGCAGGAACTGCTGGCCGACGAGAAGGAGAAGGCCGAGCACATCATGCTGGTAGACCTGGGGCGTAACGACCTGGGCCGCGTGTGCGAATACGGCACCGTCCGCGTGGACGACCTGATGACCATCGAGCGCTACTCGCACGTCATGCACATCGTCAGCAACGTCACCGGCCGCCTTGCCCCCGGGAAGGACGCATTTGACGTGCTGCGGGCCACATTCCCGGCCGGGACCGTCTCCGGTGCTCCCAAGATCCGGGCCATGGAGATCATAGACGAGCTGGAGACCACCCGGCGGGGCCCGTACGCCGGAGCCCTGGGCTATGTGTCCTTCTCCGGTGATCTGGACATGGCCATCACCATCCGAACCATCCTGGTGAAGGATGGAGTGGCCACCGTGCAGGCCGGAGCCGGCATCGTCGCAGACTCTGTGGAGGACAGAGAGCATCAGGAGTGCATGAACAAAGCGCGGGCGCTTGTCCGCGCACTGGAGATCGCGGAGGGCGGGCTGGAGTAG
- a CDS encoding glutamate synthase (NADPH), homotetrameric has translation MAKRERKPRTPMPEQDPQARARNFEEVALGYTEEMAVEEASRCLACKNKPCVRGCPVNIDIPAFIQLVAERRFKEAAEVVAQANALAAICGRVCPQEEQCEKYCVMAKVNGPVAIGRLERFVADWAREHLPQNGAHPQPAPDAQRVAVVGAGPAGLTCAGDLAAKGYRVCVFEALHELGGVLRYGIPEFRLPRSILDAQIESIRRMGVEFYTNTVVGRTFTIRQLLESGFDAVFIGTGAGAPVFLNIPGEELNGVYAANEFLTRVNLMNAKEFPVEGTPLKRPRRCAVIGAGNTAMDAARTALRLGAEEVTIVYRRSREEMPARAEELHHAEEEGVKFQLLTNPVEFIGDENGWLQRMRCIRMELGEPDESGRRRPHPVPGTEFEMEVDTAIIAVGQTPNPLIRQTTEGLAVEKWGGIVVDERTGATSIPGVFAGGDVATGAATVITAMGAGRRSAIAIDEYLKAKRAAT, from the coding sequence GTGGCAAAGCGTGAGCGAAAACCCCGGACGCCGATGCCCGAGCAGGATCCGCAGGCGCGGGCTCGCAACTTCGAGGAGGTGGCTCTCGGGTATACCGAGGAGATGGCGGTCGAGGAGGCCAGCCGGTGCCTTGCCTGTAAGAACAAGCCCTGCGTCCGTGGGTGTCCCGTCAACATTGACATCCCGGCGTTCATTCAGCTGGTGGCCGAGCGCCGCTTCAAGGAAGCGGCTGAAGTTGTGGCGCAGGCCAATGCGCTGGCGGCCATCTGCGGACGGGTTTGTCCGCAGGAAGAGCAGTGCGAAAAGTACTGCGTGATGGCCAAAGTGAACGGTCCGGTGGCCATCGGGCGCCTGGAGCGCTTTGTGGCCGACTGGGCGCGGGAACACCTGCCTCAGAACGGAGCCCATCCGCAACCTGCGCCGGATGCGCAGCGAGTGGCGGTGGTCGGGGCCGGGCCGGCCGGCCTGACGTGTGCCGGCGATCTGGCCGCGAAGGGCTACCGTGTCTGCGTGTTCGAGGCGCTGCATGAGCTGGGCGGGGTGCTGCGCTACGGCATTCCAGAGTTCCGGCTCCCCCGCAGCATTCTGGATGCCCAGATCGAGAGCATCCGCCGGATGGGGGTCGAGTTCTACACTAATACGGTCGTGGGGCGCACGTTCACCATCCGGCAGCTGCTGGAGAGCGGGTTCGACGCGGTCTTCATCGGCACGGGCGCGGGCGCGCCGGTTTTCCTGAATATTCCTGGTGAGGAGTTGAACGGGGTCTACGCCGCGAACGAGTTCCTGACCCGGGTGAACCTGATGAACGCGAAAGAATTCCCGGTGGAAGGCACTCCACTCAAGCGGCCGCGCCGCTGCGCTGTCATTGGCGCGGGAAATACCGCGATGGACGCCGCCCGAACGGCGCTGCGGCTTGGGGCGGAGGAGGTGACCATCGTCTACCGGCGCTCCCGGGAGGAGATGCCCGCCCGGGCCGAAGAGCTGCACCACGCCGAGGAAGAGGGCGTGAAGTTCCAACTCCTGACAAACCCTGTGGAGTTCATCGGGGACGAGAACGGCTGGCTTCAGAGGATGCGCTGCATCCGGATGGAGCTTGGCGAGCCCGACGAAAGCGGACGCCGCCGGCCGCATCCGGTGCCGGGAACTGAGTTCGAGATGGAGGTGGACACCGCCATCATCGCCGTCGGACAGACGCCGAACCCCCTGATCCGTCAAACGACGGAGGGCCTTGCGGTGGAGAAGTGGGGAGGCATTGTGGTGGATGAACGGACGGGCGCGACGTCCATCCCGGGTGTGTTTGCGGGAGGCGATGTGGCCACGGGAGCGGCGACGGTCATCACGGCGATGGGTGCGGGCCGCAGGAGCGCCATCGCCATAGACGAATACCTGAAGGCAAAGCGCGCTGCCACCTGA
- the trpD gene encoding anthranilate phosphoribosyltransferase, with product MIVEAIRRLASAESLSREEAFAVMSAIMEGEATPAQIAAFVTALRMKGETSEEVCGLAQAMREHSLKVPVTRPSVVDTCGTGGARLKAFNISTTAAFIAAGAGAAVAKHGNRAASSSCGSADVLEALGVEIDLQPEQVGAIIDEVGIGFLFARTFHPAMKHAAAPRREIGIRTVFNILGPLTNPAGAKRQVVGVFEEWGCELLAGALLQLGAEHALVAHGRDGIDEIATFGETLIGEVKDGEVRMWTLRPQDVGLKPRRPEEIAGGDPAHNAELFREVMAGGAPAAREIACLNAGAALYVSGLAQSLEEGLGLADRAVSDGSAKNVFEAYRARTLAAGTP from the coding sequence GTGATCGTCGAGGCCATCCGGCGTCTGGCTTCAGCGGAGAGCCTGAGCCGCGAGGAGGCGTTCGCCGTGATGTCGGCGATCATGGAGGGGGAGGCTACACCCGCCCAGATCGCCGCATTCGTCACGGCCCTGCGGATGAAAGGGGAGACCAGCGAAGAGGTCTGCGGTCTGGCGCAGGCCATGCGGGAGCACTCCCTCAAGGTTCCGGTGACCCGTCCGTCGGTGGTGGACACCTGCGGGACGGGCGGCGCCAGATTGAAGGCATTCAACATCTCCACCACCGCGGCGTTTATCGCGGCGGGAGCGGGAGCCGCGGTGGCCAAGCACGGCAACCGCGCTGCCTCAAGCAGCTGCGGGAGCGCAGACGTCTTGGAGGCGCTGGGTGTGGAGATAGACCTGCAGCCAGAACAGGTGGGAGCCATCATTGACGAGGTGGGCATCGGCTTCCTGTTCGCCCGCACTTTCCATCCTGCCATGAAGCACGCGGCGGCTCCGCGCCGGGAGATCGGCATCCGGACTGTGTTCAACATACTGGGGCCGCTGACCAACCCCGCCGGAGCAAAGCGGCAGGTGGTGGGCGTGTTCGAGGAGTGGGGATGTGAGCTGCTGGCCGGAGCGCTGCTGCAGCTCGGGGCGGAACACGCCCTGGTGGCGCACGGGCGGGACGGCATTGACGAGATCGCCACGTTCGGTGAGACCCTGATCGGCGAGGTGAAGGACGGCGAGGTCCGTATGTGGACCCTGCGCCCGCAGGACGTCGGGCTGAAGCCGCGCCGTCCCGAGGAGATCGCCGGTGGAGATCCCGCACATAACGCGGAGCTCTTCCGGGAAGTGATGGCCGGCGGAGCGCCCGCGGCCAGGGAGATCGCCTGCCTGAACGCGGGGGCCGCGCTTTATGTGAGCGGCCTGGCGCAGTCTCTTGAGGAAGGGCTCGGCCTTGCGGATCGCGCCGTGAGCGACGGGAGCGCAAAGAACGTCTTTGAGGCCTACCGGGCCCGGACGCTCGCGGCTGGCACGCCATGA
- a CDS encoding glutamine amidotransferase gives MILVIDNYDSFTYNLVQYLGEMGEELVVYRNDEITVDEIERMAPDRIVISPGPCTPNEAGVSVETIRRLAGKIPLLGVCLGHQSIGAAFGGEIVRAKAPMHGKTSLIHHDGRGVFTGLENPFVATRYHSLVIRRETIPECLKISAWTEDGEIMGVRHREFPVEGVQFHPESILTRAGKELLRNFVAGTWEPEANAAEAVR, from the coding sequence ATGATCCTTGTCATAGACAACTACGACAGCTTCACATACAACCTGGTGCAGTATCTGGGAGAGATGGGAGAGGAGCTGGTGGTCTACCGCAACGACGAGATAACGGTGGACGAAATCGAACGCATGGCTCCGGACCGCATTGTCATCTCGCCCGGCCCCTGCACCCCGAATGAAGCCGGCGTCTCGGTGGAGACCATCCGCCGACTGGCCGGCAAGATTCCCCTCCTGGGCGTCTGTCTGGGGCACCAGTCCATCGGAGCGGCGTTCGGGGGAGAGATCGTACGCGCGAAGGCGCCGATGCACGGGAAGACATCACTGATCCACCACGACGGCAGAGGAGTGTTCACCGGTCTGGAGAACCCTTTCGTGGCAACCCGCTATCATTCCCTTGTGATCCGCAGGGAGACCATTCCAGAGTGCCTGAAGATCAGCGCCTGGACGGAGGACGGCGAGATCATGGGAGTCAGGCATCGGGAATTCCCGGTGGAAGGGGTGCAGTTCCATCCGGAGTCCATCCTGACCCGGGCCGGCAAGGAGCTGCTGCGCAACTTCGTGGCGGGCACGTGGGAGCCTGAGGCGAACGCCGCGGAGGCCGTCCGGTGA
- the trpB gene encoding tryptophan synthase beta chain, translating into MSGQNQQSHLLEPPAEWHFGPFGGRYVPETLVPALDELAEAYESCLADPSFAAELSLYLRDYVGRPTLLYYARKLTEHLGGARIFLKREDLCHTGSHKLNNVMGQLLVARRMGKPRVIAETGAGQHGVATATVCALFGLECVVYMGEEDVRRQALNVFRMELLGAKCIPVTSGSRTLKDAINEAMRDWVTNVRTTHYVIGTCMGPYPYPRMVRDFQSVIGRETREQMLNLCGRVPDYVVACVGGGSNAIGIFHPFLEDEEVRLIGVEAAGSGIETGKHAATLSAGSPGVLHGYYSYILQDENGQVAETHSVSAGLDYPGVGPEHSWLKETGRAEYVAASDAEALDAFRTLAALEGIIPALESAHAVAHAIKLAPTLSQDKIIVVNLSGRGDKDVETVSRLMEKRDEPDQPSLF; encoded by the coding sequence TTGAGCGGGCAAAATCAGCAGAGCCATCTTCTTGAGCCCCCGGCCGAGTGGCACTTCGGACCGTTCGGGGGTCGCTATGTCCCGGAGACGCTGGTCCCGGCGCTGGACGAGCTTGCGGAGGCCTACGAGTCCTGCCTGGCGGATCCCTCCTTCGCCGCCGAACTCTCCCTTTATCTGCGCGACTATGTGGGGCGGCCAACCCTGCTATACTATGCCCGCAAGCTGACCGAGCATCTGGGCGGAGCACGCATCTTCCTGAAGCGTGAGGACCTCTGTCACACGGGCTCGCACAAGCTGAACAACGTGATGGGACAGCTTCTGGTAGCGCGCCGGATGGGAAAGCCGCGGGTCATCGCCGAGACAGGGGCCGGTCAGCACGGCGTCGCCACTGCCACGGTCTGCGCCCTGTTCGGCCTGGAATGCGTGGTGTACATGGGTGAGGAAGACGTGCGGCGTCAGGCGCTGAACGTCTTCCGGATGGAGCTTTTGGGAGCGAAGTGTATCCCCGTGACATCCGGCTCCCGCACGTTGAAAGACGCCATCAACGAAGCCATGCGGGACTGGGTGACCAACGTGCGCACCACGCATTATGTCATCGGGACCTGTATGGGGCCCTATCCGTATCCTCGCATGGTTCGCGACTTTCAGTCGGTCATCGGACGGGAGACGCGGGAGCAGATGCTGAATCTGTGCGGGCGGGTGCCGGACTACGTTGTGGCGTGTGTCGGCGGCGGCTCCAACGCCATCGGGATCTTCCATCCGTTCCTTGAGGATGAGGAGGTCAGGTTGATCGGTGTCGAGGCGGCGGGGTCGGGCATCGAGACGGGCAAGCATGCCGCCACGCTCTCGGCGGGCTCCCCGGGTGTGCTGCACGGGTATTACAGTTACATTCTGCAGGACGAGAACGGGCAGGTGGCGGAGACACACTCCGTCTCGGCCGGGCTGGATTATCCCGGAGTGGGCCCGGAGCACAGCTGGCTGAAGGAAACCGGCCGGGCCGAGTATGTGGCGGCATCGGACGCCGAGGCGCTGGACGCCTTCCGCACGCTGGCTGCGCTGGAGGGTATCATCCCGGCGCTGGAATCGGCCCACGCGGTGGCGCACGCCATCAAACTGGCTCCCACTCTGTCCCAGGACAAGATCATTGTGGTCAACCTGTCGGGCCGCGGAGACAAAGACGTGGAGACCGTTTCCCGATTGATGGAGAAGAGAGATGAGCCGGATCAGCCTTCGCTTTTCTGA
- the trpC gene encoding indole-3-glycerol phosphate synthase, with product MILDEILEHKREEVAGRKEETPLEELAREAAHAPAARPFAEALRQPSQGQRRAEVAAGREPSIAPAIPRLIAEIKGRSPSRGTIRKTVDAAAIAEQYASAGAACISVLTDTRFFAGALERIPEVRDAVDLPVLQKDFIIDPYQVYEARCIGADCILLIVAALPETLLRELLALAGELGLDALVETHTAEEMETALEAGARLIGVNNRNLQTFEVSLNTTELLAKMVPGDRVLIGESGIFTRQDVERLAQASVDGVLVGEALMSAPDIPAKVRELFG from the coding sequence ATGATTCTGGACGAGATTCTGGAGCACAAGCGCGAGGAGGTAGCGGGGCGAAAAGAGGAGACCCCGCTGGAGGAGCTAGCCCGCGAAGCCGCGCATGCCCCCGCTGCCCGCCCTTTCGCAGAAGCCCTGCGCCAGCCGTCTCAGGGCCAGCGCCGGGCCGAGGTCGCCGCCGGGCGTGAACCTTCCATAGCACCCGCGATCCCCCGTCTGATCGCGGAGATCAAGGGACGCTCGCCAAGCCGTGGCACCATCCGCAAGACGGTGGACGCCGCCGCCATCGCAGAGCAGTACGCCTCCGCCGGGGCGGCGTGCATCTCGGTGCTGACAGATACCCGCTTCTTCGCGGGTGCGCTGGAGCGCATCCCGGAAGTTCGGGACGCCGTGGATCTGCCCGTCCTGCAGAAGGACTTCATCATAGACCCCTACCAGGTCTATGAGGCCCGCTGCATTGGTGCGGACTGTATCCTGCTGATCGTCGCCGCCCTCCCCGAGACCTTGCTGCGGGAGCTGCTGGCACTGGCGGGCGAGCTGGGACTGGATGCGCTGGTGGAGACCCACACCGCTGAAGAGATGGAGACGGCGCTGGAGGCCGGGGCCAGATTGATCGGAGTGAACAACCGCAACTTGCAGACTTTCGAAGTCTCCCTGAATACGACGGAGCTGCTTGCGAAGATGGTCCCCGGGGACCGTGTGCTGATCGGCGAGAGCGGCATCTTTACGCGGCAGGATGTGGAGCGTCTGGCGCAGGCCAGTGTTGACGGCGTTCTGGTGGGCGAAGCGCTCATGAGCGCGCCGGACATCCCCGCAAAGGTGCGGGAGCTGTTCGGTTGA
- a CDS encoding ferredoxin-NADP+ reductase subunit alpha, protein MDTEAPQDPRKSGDWISGNGHACRLEGLLNPSSYRFEILEKERLSESVVRMVIRAPLVAASARPGQFLLIRPLEHSERIPLTISHADRAEGAITIIFQEVGATTRELGGLDPGQLVKDLVGPLGTPSDIRRFGTVACVGGGVGIAVMLPVARALKQAGNRVVGIIGARTKDLLILEREMREASEELIVMTDDGSYGAKGLVTDALSRLVERERVDHCYAIGPLPMMHAVCRMTKEKGIPTTVSLDPVMVDGTGMCGGCRVTVGGEAKFTCVDGPEFDGHMVDWDTLRARKSIYREEERLALEARSGKA, encoded by the coding sequence ATGGACACCGAGGCGCCGCAGGATCCCCGCAAGAGCGGGGACTGGATCAGCGGTAACGGACATGCCTGTCGGTTGGAGGGGCTCTTAAATCCATCCAGCTACCGCTTCGAGATCCTGGAGAAGGAGCGGCTTTCAGAGAGCGTGGTGAGGATGGTCATCCGCGCGCCGCTGGTCGCGGCCAGCGCGCGGCCCGGGCAGTTCCTGCTGATCCGCCCGCTGGAGCACTCGGAGCGCATTCCGCTCACCATCTCCCACGCGGACCGCGCCGAGGGCGCGATCACCATCATCTTCCAGGAAGTGGGAGCCACCACGCGGGAGCTGGGCGGTCTGGATCCGGGGCAGCTGGTCAAGGATCTGGTGGGGCCGCTGGGAACCCCGAGCGACATTCGCCGGTTCGGGACTGTGGCCTGCGTGGGCGGAGGGGTCGGTATTGCGGTGATGCTGCCCGTGGCGCGCGCCCTGAAACAGGCCGGCAACCGAGTTGTGGGCATCATAGGCGCCCGGACGAAGGATCTTCTCATCCTGGAGCGTGAGATGCGCGAAGCCTCCGAGGAGCTCATCGTGATGACGGATGACGGTTCCTACGGCGCAAAAGGGCTGGTGACGGATGCCCTCTCCAGACTTGTGGAACGCGAGCGGGTGGATCACTGCTATGCGATCGGGCCGCTCCCCATGATGCACGCCGTCTGCCGGATGACCAAGGAGAAGGGCATTCCCACCACTGTGAGTCTGGATCCCGTGATGGTGGATGGTACCGGGATGTGCGGGGGCTGCCGCGTAACGGTTGGGGGTGAGGCGAAGTTCACCTGTGTGGACGGCCCGGAGTTCGACGGCCACATGGTGGACTGGGACACCCTGCGCGCGCGCAAGAGCATCTACCGGGAGGAGGAGCGCTTGGCGTTGGAGGCTCGAAGTGGCAAAGCGTGA
- the trpF gene encoding N-(5'-phosphoribosyl)anthranilate isomerase: MTRVKICGIRTLEDALCAVGAGADALGFVFADSPRRVTPAAARDIIRQLPPFVTATGVFVGDDPAAGAIADECGLHALQLHTGYSEEYVRSLRRQGRSLILGVRVRDEDSLKDVPGIESASAILLDSWVPGAAGGTGATFDWRLCSLAEHTGLPVILSGGLTPENVADAVRTVRPYAVDVSSGVEMAPGRKDPDKVRRFIERAKSAEPSS; this comes from the coding sequence TTGACCCGGGTTAAGATTTGTGGTATCAGGACTCTTGAGGATGCCCTGTGCGCCGTGGGCGCCGGGGCGGACGCCCTGGGATTCGTTTTCGCAGACAGCCCCAGGCGGGTGACGCCCGCCGCCGCTCGCGACATCATCCGGCAGCTTCCGCCTTTCGTGACCGCCACGGGGGTATTTGTAGGCGATGATCCCGCGGCGGGAGCGATCGCCGACGAGTGCGGGCTGCATGCGTTGCAGCTTCATACTGGATACTCGGAAGAGTATGTCCGGTCTCTCCGGCGGCAGGGACGCTCCCTGATCCTGGGAGTGCGCGTTAGGGACGAGGATTCGCTGAAAGATGTGCCCGGCATCGAGTCCGCCAGCGCAATCTTGCTGGATTCCTGGGTTCCCGGAGCGGCCGGCGGGACGGGAGCGACGTTTGACTGGCGGCTGTGTTCTCTCGCGGAGCATACGGGCCTGCCGGTCATCCTGTCGGGTGGACTGACACCTGAGAATGTGGCGGATGCGGTGCGAACGGTCCGTCCCTACGCGGTGGATGTATCGAGCGGGGTGGAAATGGCTCCGGGCCGCAAAGACCCGGACAAAGTGAGGCGGTTCATTGAGCGGGCAAAATCAGCAGAGCCATCTTCTTGA